A single region of the Eulemur rufifrons isolate Redbay chromosome 8, OSU_ERuf_1, whole genome shotgun sequence genome encodes:
- the C8H1orf232 gene encoding uncharacterized protein C1orf232 homolog: MNQAFWKTYKSKVLQTLTGESEEDLTEERENPALVESEKAEPTEEASNAMSQLARRVQGVGVKGWLTMSSLFNKEDEDKLLPPEPCADHPLAARPPSQAAAAEPRGQGFWDAFASRWQQQQAAAASMLRGAEPAMEPDPEPGDEAAEEDAERAEPREADPAAGFKWGFLSHKLAEMKVKAAPKGE, encoded by the exons ATGAACCAGGCCTTCTGGAAAACCTATAAGTCCAAAGTGCTACAGACCCTGACTGGGGAATCTGAGGAGGACTTGACAGAGGAG AGGGAGAACCCAGCGTTAGTGGAGTCTGAGAAGGCAGAACCAACTGAGGAGGCCTCCAATGCCATGTCACAGCTGGCCCGCCGG GTTCAGGGGGTCGGGGTGAAAGGCTGGCTGACAATGTCATCTCTGTTTAACAAAGAAGATGAGGACAAGCTGCTGCCACCGGAGCCCTGTGCTGacca CCCGCTGGCGGCGCGGCCCCCCTCGcaggcggcagcggcggagccTCGCGGGCAGGGATTCTGGGACGCGTTCgccagcaggtggcagcagcagcaggcggcggcggcgtccATGCTGCGCGGCGCCGAACCCGCTATGGAGCCGGACCCCGAGCCCGGGGACGAGGCCGCGGAGGAAGACGCTGAGCGCGCCGAGCCGCGGGAGGCTGACCCGGCGGCCGGCTTCAAGTGGGGCTTCCTCAGCCACAAACTGGCCGAGATGAAGGTGAAGGCCGCGCCCAAGGGCGAGTAG
- the CNKSR1 gene encoding connector enhancer of kinase suppressor of ras 1 isoform X2, which produces MEPVETWTPGKVAAWLRGLDESLQDYPFEDWQLPGKYLLQLCPRSLEALTVWPLGHQELILDGVEQLRALSSGLQTENLQSLTEALLEGTHAFQSLVQGRLGDCAETPADVLSAAVELVREAHALLFWLNRYLFSHLNDFSACQEIGELCGELGQALQEDCPAAAKESTVLRICSRVATICHNILSYSPEELLEQRAVLERVQLDDPLGLEIHTTSNCQHFVSRVGTQGTTESRLQILPGDEVVQINEQVVVAWPHKNVVTELLREPAGATLVLKKIPVPETPPQTPPQVLDGLHLRNQSPSLASLSPRASSEDVFAFDLTSSPIPGPSPAWRDSTSLDPEPLPTVPVPPATPPAGVAETPEAPGPPGCPDKSPALGRKKSKGVATQLSRRRVSCRQLGRPDCDGWLLLRKAPGGFMGPRWRRCWFVLKGHTLYWYRQPQDEKAEGLINVSNYSLESGHDQKKKYVFQLTHDVYKPFIFAADTLTDLSMWVRHLITCISKYQSPGRAPPPREEDCYSETEAEDPDDEAGSRSASPSSAQAWSPLHGDTSPAATPTQRSPRTSFGSLADSGEGALEGMVRGLRQGGVSLLGQPQPLTHEQWRSSFMRRNRDPQLNERVHRVRTLQSTLKAKLQELQALEEVLGDPELTGEKFRRWKEQNQELYSEGLGAWGVAQAEGGSYVLTSDSREQSSQPLTSDPEEHPHLCPLTSDPS; this is translated from the exons ATGGAGCCGGTAGAGACCTGGACCCCCGGGAAGGTGGCAGCTTGGCTGAGAG GCCTCGATGAATCCCTGCAGGACTATCCCTTTGAGGACTGGCAGCTGCCTGGCAAGTACCTGCTCCAGCTCTGCCCCCGCAGCCTCGAGGCTCTAACTGTGTGGCCCCTGGGCCACCAGGAGCTCATCCTGGATGGGGTGGAACAGCTCCGGGCCCTG AGCTCCGGCCTACAGACGGAGAACCTGCAGAGCCTGACAGAGGCGCTGCTGGAGGGGACCCATGCCTTCCAGAGCTTAGTCCAGGGCCGCCTGGGGGACTGTGCCGAGACCCCTGCCGATGTCCTCAGTGCGGCTGTGGAGTTGGTGCGTGAGGCCCACGCCCTCCTCTTCTGGCTTAACAG GTACCTCTTCTCCCACTTAAATGACTTCTCAGCCTGCCAGGAGATTGGGGAGTTGTGTGGCGAGCTGGGCCAGGCCTTGCAGGAG GACTGCCCAGCAGCTGCGAAAGAGAGCACAGTCCTGAGGATC TGCAGCCGGGTGGCCACAATCTGCCACAACATCCTGAGTTACAGCCCGGAGGAGTTGCTGGAGCAGAGGGCTGTGCTCGAGCGGGTGCAGCTGGACGATCCTTTG GGCCTGGAAATCCACACCACCAGCAACTGCCAGCACTTTGTGTCCCGAGTGGGCACCCAG GGCACCACCGAGTCCCGACTGCAGATCCTACCTGGAGACGAGGTTGTCCAGATCAACGAGCAGGTGGTG GTGGCCTGGCCCCATAAGAATGTGGTGACAGAGCTGCTACGGGAGCCAGCCGGGGCCACCTTAGTACTGAAGAAGATCCCTGTGCCAGAGACCCCCCCACAG ACACCCCCGCAGGTCCTGGACGGCCTGCACCTGAGGAACCAGTCGCCGTCTCTGGCCTCCCTGTCTCCCAG GGCCTCATCCGAAGATGTCTTTGCCTTCGATTTGACTTCAAGCCCAATtcctgggcccagccctgcctggagaG ACTCTACCTCGCTTGATcctgagcccctgcccaccgtccCTGTGCCCCCAGCCACACCCCCAGCAGGGGTAGCAGAGACTCCTGAGGCTCCAGGGCCCCCAGGATGTCCTGACAAG AGTCCTGCTCTTGGTCGGAAGAAATCAAAAG GCGTGGCGACACAGCTGAGCCGCCGGCGGGTGTCATGCCGGCAGCTGGGCCGGCCGGACTGCGACGGCTGGCTCCTGCTGCGCAAGGCACCCGGTGGCTTCATGGGCCCGCGCTGGCGCCGCTGCTGGTTTGTGCTCAAAGGACACACGCTCTACTGGTACCGCCAGCCCCAG GATGAGAAGGCCGAGGGCCTCATCAATGTCTCCAACTATAGTCTGGAAAGTGGACatgatcagaagaaaaaata TGTGTTCCAGCTCACCCATGACGTGTACAAACCCTTCATCTTTGCTGCCGATACCCTGACGGATCTGAGCAT GTGGGTGCGCCACCTCATCACCTGCATTTCCAAGTACCAGTCTCCAGGCCGGGCCCCCCCACCCCGAGAGGAAG ACTGCTACAGTGAGACGGAAGCAGAAGACCCTGACGATGAGGCTGGGTCCCGCTCCGCCTCG CCCAGCTCGGCTCAAGCTTGGAGTCCACTCCATGGAGACACATCCCCTGCAGCCACCCCCACGCAGCGCAGCCCACGGACCTCCTTCGGCTCCCTAGCAG ACAGCGGTGAAGGGGCACTGGAAGGAATGGTAcgggggctgaggcagggtggcGTGTCACTTCTGGGCCAGCCACAGCCCCTGACCCACGAACAGTGGCGGAGCTCTTTCATGCGGCGCAACCGAGACCCCCAGCTCAATGAGCGAGTGCACCGTGTGCGGACGCTACAGAGCACACTCAAG GCAAAACTGCAGGAGCTGCAGGCCCTGGAGGAAGTGCTAGGCGACCCCGAGCTGACGGGAGAGAAGTTCCGCCGGTGGAAGGAGCAGAACCAAGAGCTGTACTCGGagggcctgggggcctggggagtGGCGCAGGCTGAGGGAGGCTCCTACGTCTTGACCTCTGACTCCAGAGAACAGTCCTCTCAgcccctgacctctgaccccgaGGAGCACCCCCATCTCTGccccctgacctctgaccctagCTAG
- the FAM110D gene encoding protein FAM110D, with translation MLLASPSTPSRGRTPSAVERLEADKAKYVKTHQVIARRQEPALRGGPGPLTPHPCNELGPSASPRTPRPARRGSGRRLPRPDSLIFYRQKRDCKASVNKENAKGQGLVRRLFLGAPRDAAPSSPGPTERPAVPGAWAAPQDDAEAAGKRALCPTCSLPLSEKERFFNYCGLERALVEVLGAERFSPQSWGADTSPQTGTSPPPGSGDASDWTSSDGGPGGPDCAGGGGGSEAAGSARDGRPAVSVVERNARVIQWLYGCQRARGPPRESEV, from the coding sequence ATgctcctggcctctccctccaccccctccagGGGACGGACCCCTAGCGCCGTGGAGAGGCTGGAGGCCGACAAAGCCAAGTATGTCAAGACGCACCAGGTGATAGCGCGGCGACAGGAGCCAGCCCTGCGCGGGGGTCCCGGGCCACTCACCCCGCACCCCTGCAATGAGCTGGGGCCCTCTGCATCGCCCAGGACGCCCAGGCCCGCCCGCCGGGGCAGCGGCAGGAGGCTACCGAGGCCTGACTCCCTCATTTTCTACCGCCAGAAGCGGGACTGCAAGGCTTCAGTGAACAAGGAGAACGCTAAGGGCCAGGGACTGGTCCGGCGCCTCTTCCTGGGCGCCCCCCGAGACGCCGCCCCAAGCAGCCCCGGCCCCACAGAGAGACCCGCGGTTCCTGGGGCTTGGGCTGCGCCTCAAGATGACGCGGAAGCGGCGGGAAAGCGGGCGCTGTGCCCCACGTGCTCGCTGCCCCTGTCGGAGAAGGAGCGCTTCTTCAACTACTGCGGCCTGGAGCGCGCGCTGGTAGAGGTGCTGGGCGCCGAGCGCTTCTCTCCGCAGAGCTGGGGCGCCGACACCAGCCCGCAGACCGGAACTTCCCCGCCACCGGGCTCTGGGGACGCCAGTGACTGGACATCCAGCGACGGGGGCCCAGGCGGCCCGGActgcgcgggcggcggcggcggctcggaGGCAGCGGGCTCGGCGCGGGACGGGCGCCCGGCGGTGTCGGTGGTAGAGCGCAACGCGCGCGTCATCCAGTGGTTGTACGGCTGCCAGCGCGCCCGCGGCCCGCCGCGCGAGTCCGAGGTGTGA
- the CNKSR1 gene encoding connector enhancer of kinase suppressor of ras 1 isoform X1: MEPVETWTPGKVAAWLRGLDESLQDYPFEDWQLPGKYLLQLCPRSLEALTVWPLGHQELILDGVEQLRALSSGLQTENLQSLTEALLEGTHAFQSLVQGRLGDCAETPADVLSAAVELVREAHALLFWLNRYLFSHLNDFSACQEIGELCGELGQALQEDCPAAAKESTVLRICSRVATICHNILSYSPEELLEQRAVLERVQLDDPLGLEIHTTSNCQHFVSRVGTQGTTESRLQILPGDEVVQINEQVVVSERRDVVAWPHKNVVTELLREPAGATLVLKKIPVPETPPQTPPQVLDGLHLRNQSPSLASLSPRASSEDVFAFDLTSSPIPGPSPAWRDSTSLDPEPLPTVPVPPATPPAGVAETPEAPGPPGCPDKSPALGRKKSKGVATQLSRRRVSCRQLGRPDCDGWLLLRKAPGGFMGPRWRRCWFVLKGHTLYWYRQPQDEKAEGLINVSNYSLESGHDQKKKYVFQLTHDVYKPFIFAADTLTDLSMWVRHLITCISKYQSPGRAPPPREEDCYSETEAEDPDDEAGSRSASPSSAQAWSPLHGDTSPAATPTQRSPRTSFGSLADSGEGALEGMVRGLRQGGVSLLGQPQPLTHEQWRSSFMRRNRDPQLNERVHRVRTLQSTLKAKLQELQALEEVLGDPELTGEKFRRWKEQNQELYSEGLGAWGVAQAEGGSYVLTSDSREQSSQPLTSDPEEHPHLCPLTSDPS, translated from the exons ATGGAGCCGGTAGAGACCTGGACCCCCGGGAAGGTGGCAGCTTGGCTGAGAG GCCTCGATGAATCCCTGCAGGACTATCCCTTTGAGGACTGGCAGCTGCCTGGCAAGTACCTGCTCCAGCTCTGCCCCCGCAGCCTCGAGGCTCTAACTGTGTGGCCCCTGGGCCACCAGGAGCTCATCCTGGATGGGGTGGAACAGCTCCGGGCCCTG AGCTCCGGCCTACAGACGGAGAACCTGCAGAGCCTGACAGAGGCGCTGCTGGAGGGGACCCATGCCTTCCAGAGCTTAGTCCAGGGCCGCCTGGGGGACTGTGCCGAGACCCCTGCCGATGTCCTCAGTGCGGCTGTGGAGTTGGTGCGTGAGGCCCACGCCCTCCTCTTCTGGCTTAACAG GTACCTCTTCTCCCACTTAAATGACTTCTCAGCCTGCCAGGAGATTGGGGAGTTGTGTGGCGAGCTGGGCCAGGCCTTGCAGGAG GACTGCCCAGCAGCTGCGAAAGAGAGCACAGTCCTGAGGATC TGCAGCCGGGTGGCCACAATCTGCCACAACATCCTGAGTTACAGCCCGGAGGAGTTGCTGGAGCAGAGGGCTGTGCTCGAGCGGGTGCAGCTGGACGATCCTTTG GGCCTGGAAATCCACACCACCAGCAACTGCCAGCACTTTGTGTCCCGAGTGGGCACCCAG GGCACCACCGAGTCCCGACTGCAGATCCTACCTGGAGACGAGGTTGTCCAGATCAACGAGCAGGTGGTGGTGAGTGAGCGCAGGGacgtg GTGGCCTGGCCCCATAAGAATGTGGTGACAGAGCTGCTACGGGAGCCAGCCGGGGCCACCTTAGTACTGAAGAAGATCCCTGTGCCAGAGACCCCCCCACAG ACACCCCCGCAGGTCCTGGACGGCCTGCACCTGAGGAACCAGTCGCCGTCTCTGGCCTCCCTGTCTCCCAG GGCCTCATCCGAAGATGTCTTTGCCTTCGATTTGACTTCAAGCCCAATtcctgggcccagccctgcctggagaG ACTCTACCTCGCTTGATcctgagcccctgcccaccgtccCTGTGCCCCCAGCCACACCCCCAGCAGGGGTAGCAGAGACTCCTGAGGCTCCAGGGCCCCCAGGATGTCCTGACAAG AGTCCTGCTCTTGGTCGGAAGAAATCAAAAG GCGTGGCGACACAGCTGAGCCGCCGGCGGGTGTCATGCCGGCAGCTGGGCCGGCCGGACTGCGACGGCTGGCTCCTGCTGCGCAAGGCACCCGGTGGCTTCATGGGCCCGCGCTGGCGCCGCTGCTGGTTTGTGCTCAAAGGACACACGCTCTACTGGTACCGCCAGCCCCAG GATGAGAAGGCCGAGGGCCTCATCAATGTCTCCAACTATAGTCTGGAAAGTGGACatgatcagaagaaaaaata TGTGTTCCAGCTCACCCATGACGTGTACAAACCCTTCATCTTTGCTGCCGATACCCTGACGGATCTGAGCAT GTGGGTGCGCCACCTCATCACCTGCATTTCCAAGTACCAGTCTCCAGGCCGGGCCCCCCCACCCCGAGAGGAAG ACTGCTACAGTGAGACGGAAGCAGAAGACCCTGACGATGAGGCTGGGTCCCGCTCCGCCTCG CCCAGCTCGGCTCAAGCTTGGAGTCCACTCCATGGAGACACATCCCCTGCAGCCACCCCCACGCAGCGCAGCCCACGGACCTCCTTCGGCTCCCTAGCAG ACAGCGGTGAAGGGGCACTGGAAGGAATGGTAcgggggctgaggcagggtggcGTGTCACTTCTGGGCCAGCCACAGCCCCTGACCCACGAACAGTGGCGGAGCTCTTTCATGCGGCGCAACCGAGACCCCCAGCTCAATGAGCGAGTGCACCGTGTGCGGACGCTACAGAGCACACTCAAG GCAAAACTGCAGGAGCTGCAGGCCCTGGAGGAAGTGCTAGGCGACCCCGAGCTGACGGGAGAGAAGTTCCGCCGGTGGAAGGAGCAGAACCAAGAGCTGTACTCGGagggcctgggggcctggggagtGGCGCAGGCTGAGGGAGGCTCCTACGTCTTGACCTCTGACTCCAGAGAACAGTCCTCTCAgcccctgacctctgaccccgaGGAGCACCCCCATCTCTGccccctgacctctgaccctagCTAG
- the ZNF593 gene encoding zinc finger protein 593, translating to MGRSRRTGAHRAHSLARQMKAKRRRPDLDEIHRELRPPGPARPLPDRDAEPDPDLPGGGLHRCLACARYFIDSATLKTHFRSKDHKKRLKQLSVEPYSQEEADRAAGMGSYVPPKRLAVPTEVSTEVPEMDTST from the exons ATGGGTCGCTCCCGCCGGACAGGCGCGCACCGAGCTCACTCCCTAGCTCGCCAGATGAAGGCGAAGCGGCGGCGGCCGGACCTGGATGAGATTCACCGCGAGCTGCGGCCGCCGGGTCCCGCACGGCCCCTGCCCGACCGGGACGCCGAGCCCGACCCTGACTTGCCAGGGGGAGGCCTGCATCGCTGTCTGGCCTGCGC GAGATACTTCATCGATTCTGCCACCCTGAAGACCCACTTCCGATCGAAAGACCACAAGAAAAG GCTGAAGCAGCTGAGTGTCGAGCCCTACAGTCAGGAAGAGGCCGACAGGGCAGCGGGTATGGGTTCCTATGTTCCACCCAAGCGCCTTGCAGTGCCCACAGAAGTGTCCACTGAGGTCCCTGAGATGGACACGTCTACCTGA